The Halalkalibacter krulwichiae genome has a segment encoding these proteins:
- the moaC gene encoding cyclic pyranopterin monophosphate synthase MoaC has translation MSNFTHWNEEGRPKMVDITEKSETTRTAVARSVVTFKKELYEAIQTNQIKKGDPLQVAQIAGIMAAKKTSDLIPMCHPIQIKGVDFTFEYANTNQDYQLMIQAAVKCNGSTGVEMEALTAVSVAALTFYDMCKAVDKSICIQETLLVSKTGGKNGDYQLKR, from the coding sequence ATGAGTAATTTTACACATTGGAATGAAGAAGGTCGTCCTAAAATGGTTGATATTACAGAGAAATCTGAAACTACTAGGACAGCTGTTGCGCGTAGTGTCGTCACCTTTAAAAAAGAATTATATGAAGCGATACAAACGAATCAAATTAAAAAGGGAGATCCTCTCCAAGTAGCTCAAATTGCTGGTATTATGGCTGCAAAGAAAACCTCTGATCTAATCCCTATGTGTCATCCTATTCAGATTAAAGGTGTTGATTTTACATTTGAATACGCCAACACAAATCAAGACTATCAATTAATGATCCAAGCTGCTGTCAAATGTAATGGTAGTACAGGAGTTGAAATGGAAGCATTGACGGCTGTTTCCGTTGCTGCTCTAACCTTCTATGATATGTGCAAAGCAGTGGACAAGAGCATTTGTATACAAGAAACCTTGCTAGTCAGTAAAACGGGCGGGAAGAATGGCGATTATCAACTTAAGCGTTAA
- the cmpA gene encoding cortex morphogenetic protein CmpA — protein sequence MPKWLRQQLKQAYLEKDRYQIRVLNQCWFYYKERESLEVQT from the coding sequence ATGCCTAAATGGCTAAGACAACAGTTAAAGCAAGCTTATTTAGAAAAAGACCGTTATCAAATTAGAGTCCTGAATCAATGCTGGTTCTATTATAAAGAAAGAGAATCATTAGAAGTCCAAACTTAA
- the mgtE gene encoding magnesium transporter, producing the protein MDRLNNEAREDYANHLLTLLKDNKHAKFRIDFLELHPIDQAEFFITLDKDERQTLYQILTSEEMAGVFQGLDFEEQKDLITETDQYYAANMINHLYADDAADFLSELEHSEAQKLLKAMNLEEANDVKELMAYPPKTAGAIMTKEFISLSSTNTVQEVIEKLRAEGPNAETIYYLYVVNPSNQLVGVLSLRDLITAPSDIRVETLMSPRVVSVIASTNQEEVAKIIKKYDFLAAPVTDDEGVLLGIVTVDDVIDVLEDEATEDFGDFTASRGATDVNVTSFKAARLRAPWIVLLMFFGLITAGVIDQFEETLNQIVLLAAFIPLLMGSAGNAGTQSLAVVVRGLALGTLEKKGLFQTLLREFYTGMMIGLICAASLMIIIPIFYGNLMLAFIVGISIFFSLSVATVIGAIVPLIINKLKLDPAFASGPFITTVNDILGLIIYFTIATALLDLL; encoded by the coding sequence ATGGATAGACTTAACAACGAAGCACGTGAAGACTACGCGAACCATTTACTTACTTTGTTAAAAGATAATAAACATGCTAAATTCCGTATCGACTTTCTAGAACTTCACCCAATCGACCAAGCTGAATTTTTTATCACACTCGATAAAGACGAAAGACAAACACTCTATCAAATACTAACATCCGAAGAAATGGCAGGAGTGTTTCAAGGCTTAGACTTTGAAGAACAAAAAGATTTAATTACAGAAACAGATCAATATTATGCTGCCAATATGATTAACCATTTATATGCCGATGATGCCGCAGACTTTTTATCTGAGTTAGAACACAGCGAAGCACAAAAACTGTTAAAAGCAATGAATTTAGAAGAAGCAAATGATGTAAAAGAACTTATGGCTTATCCACCTAAAACAGCTGGTGCCATTATGACAAAAGAGTTCATTTCTTTGTCGTCTACAAATACCGTACAAGAAGTCATAGAAAAACTACGAGCAGAGGGTCCTAATGCAGAAACCATCTATTATCTATATGTCGTTAACCCTTCTAACCAATTAGTTGGTGTATTGTCCCTAAGAGACCTTATTACAGCTCCATCAGATATACGGGTAGAAACTTTGATGAGTCCTAGAGTTGTTTCTGTAATTGCCTCAACGAACCAAGAAGAGGTAGCGAAAATAATTAAAAAGTATGACTTTCTTGCTGCCCCTGTAACAGATGATGAGGGAGTTTTATTAGGAATCGTTACGGTTGATGATGTGATTGATGTGTTGGAAGATGAGGCTACAGAAGATTTCGGGGACTTCACTGCTTCAAGAGGCGCTACAGATGTTAATGTTACTTCTTTCAAAGCAGCACGTTTACGCGCTCCATGGATTGTCCTTTTAATGTTTTTTGGTTTAATAACAGCAGGTGTTATTGACCAATTTGAAGAAACGCTTAATCAAATCGTTCTTCTAGCAGCCTTCATCCCACTACTAATGGGCTCTGCCGGTAATGCAGGAACTCAGTCTTTAGCTGTTGTCGTTCGAGGGCTTGCCCTTGGAACACTAGAGAAAAAAGGGTTATTTCAAACCTTACTTAGAGAGTTTTACACCGGGATGATGATTGGCCTTATTTGTGCAGCTTCATTAATGATTATCATCCCGATTTTTTATGGGAATTTAATGCTTGCTTTCATTGTTGGAATATCAATTTTCTTCTCCCTTAGTGTAGCAACCGTTATTGGTGCAATTGTTCCTCTTATTATAAACAAACTAAAATTAGATCCAGCTTTTGCCTCGGGGCCGTTTATTACAACCGTGAATGACATCTTAGGGCTGATAATATATTTCACCATCGCAACGGCACTGCTTGATTTACTATAA
- a CDS encoding Tex family protein has product MNEEKRNETILTIAKELNVKKAYIEQLITLVNEGNTVPFIARYRKEMTGGLDEVQIRTTVEKWEYANQLSNRQEEVIRLIDEQGKLTDELTLKIQKAKKLQEIEDLYRPYKQKRRTRATIAKEKGLEPFAVWLYSFPKDGSVNDEAATYISEEKELGSIEEVIQGAQDIIAEWISDDAELRKSIRQSGFKDGKMKTVVKDKEADEKSIFEMYYEYEEAIRAIVPHRILAMNRGEKEGILRVSLVFPSDRIIEDIKRKTIRDIHSKAAAFVAEAIEDGYKRLIEPSIERDIRNELTEKAEEQAIHIFSENLRQLLLQPPMKDKTVLGVDPAYRTGCKLAVVDATGKVLDIAVIYPTPPRNEVEKSAVVVKELINKHSVEMIAVGNGTASRETEQFIADVIKQLDESIYYLIVNEAGASVYSASELGREEFPDLKVEERSAVSIARRLQDPLAELVKIDPKSVGVGQYQHDVSQKRLNEQLTFVVETAVNQVGVNVNTASSSLLQYVAGLSKAVANNIVKRREEEGRFTDRKQLKKIPRLGAKTYEQAIGFLRIQEGDHPLDATAIHPESYNEAEKLLKQIGATVEEIGSERVRELLQNIDVSGLASELEVGVPTLKDMIDNLMRPARDPRDEVAKPLLKQDVLKMEDLQVGMELQGTVRNVVDFGAFVDIGVKQDGLVHISKLTNRFIKHPLEVVTVGEIVTVWVEQVDIQKGRVSLTMKKTEMQTVSS; this is encoded by the coding sequence ATGAATGAAGAAAAGCGTAATGAGACCATTCTTACGATTGCGAAAGAGTTAAATGTTAAAAAAGCTTATATAGAGCAATTAATTACTTTAGTTAATGAAGGAAATACAGTCCCTTTTATTGCTCGTTATCGTAAAGAAATGACAGGTGGACTCGATGAAGTGCAAATTCGTACCACTGTTGAAAAGTGGGAGTATGCAAACCAACTAAGTAACCGTCAAGAAGAAGTTATCCGTCTAATAGATGAACAAGGAAAATTGACTGATGAATTAACATTAAAGATTCAAAAGGCTAAAAAGCTTCAGGAAATTGAAGATTTATATCGACCTTATAAACAAAAAAGAAGAACGAGAGCAACTATTGCGAAAGAAAAGGGATTAGAACCATTTGCGGTATGGTTGTATTCCTTCCCTAAGGATGGTTCGGTTAATGATGAAGCTGCGACATACATATCTGAAGAAAAGGAACTTGGATCAATCGAAGAAGTGATTCAAGGGGCTCAAGATATAATAGCAGAATGGATTTCTGATGATGCTGAGCTTCGCAAAAGCATTCGACAATCAGGCTTTAAAGACGGGAAAATGAAAACTGTTGTAAAAGACAAAGAAGCTGATGAAAAGTCTATCTTTGAAATGTACTATGAGTACGAAGAAGCGATTAGGGCGATTGTGCCACACCGGATTTTAGCAATGAATCGTGGTGAGAAGGAAGGGATTCTACGTGTCTCTTTAGTTTTCCCGAGTGACCGTATCATAGAAGATATTAAAAGGAAAACCATAAGAGATATTCATTCAAAGGCAGCGGCTTTTGTGGCCGAAGCGATTGAAGACGGCTATAAGCGCTTAATAGAGCCTTCGATTGAACGCGATATTCGCAATGAATTAACCGAAAAGGCTGAAGAACAAGCGATTCATATTTTTTCAGAGAACTTAAGGCAATTGCTTCTGCAACCGCCAATGAAAGATAAAACCGTTCTTGGGGTTGACCCAGCTTACAGAACAGGTTGTAAATTAGCTGTAGTTGATGCAACAGGTAAAGTTCTCGATATTGCGGTTATCTATCCAACACCACCGAGAAATGAGGTCGAAAAATCAGCTGTAGTTGTTAAAGAGTTAATTAACAAACATTCAGTTGAAATGATTGCCGTTGGGAACGGGACAGCATCGAGAGAGACTGAACAATTCATTGCCGATGTCATTAAACAGCTTGACGAATCAATTTATTATTTAATTGTCAATGAGGCTGGAGCAAGTGTGTACTCGGCTTCTGAGCTGGGAAGGGAAGAATTCCCTGATTTGAAAGTTGAGGAAAGGAGTGCTGTGTCAATTGCAAGACGCCTACAAGATCCGTTAGCTGAATTAGTGAAAATTGACCCTAAATCCGTTGGGGTAGGTCAGTACCAACATGATGTCTCGCAAAAAAGATTAAATGAGCAGTTAACCTTTGTGGTGGAAACAGCTGTTAACCAAGTTGGTGTGAATGTTAATACGGCTTCAAGTTCATTGTTGCAGTATGTAGCTGGACTATCAAAGGCTGTCGCCAATAATATAGTCAAGCGTCGTGAGGAAGAAGGACGATTTACAGACCGGAAGCAGTTGAAAAAAATTCCTAGGCTCGGAGCGAAAACATATGAGCAAGCAATTGGCTTCCTGAGAATTCAAGAGGGTGATCATCCTTTGGATGCAACGGCTATTCACCCTGAAAGTTATAACGAAGCAGAGAAGTTGTTAAAACAAATTGGTGCAACTGTTGAAGAGATAGGATCAGAAAGAGTAAGGGAGTTATTGCAGAACATTGACGTATCGGGTTTGGCATCAGAGTTAGAAGTAGGTGTACCAACATTAAAGGATATGATCGATAATCTCATGCGTCCGGCACGTGATCCGCGTGACGAAGTAGCCAAGCCATTACTTAAACAAGATGTACTTAAAATGGAAGATTTACAAGTTGGGATGGAGTTACAAGGGACAGTTCGAAATGTGGTTGATTTCGGTGCCTTTGTTGACATTGGAGTGAAGCAAGATGGGCTTGTCCATATTTCTAAATTAACAAACCGTTTCATCAAGCACCCTTTAGAAGTCGTAACGGTAGGAGAGATCGTAACCGTTTGGGTAGAGCAAGTCGATATACAAAAAGGAAGAGTTTCTCTAACGATGAAAAAAACGGAGATGCAAACTGTTTCGTCATAG
- a CDS encoding SprT family protein, with protein sequence MTNKQLQKLVECISEEYFKIPFLHEATFNNRLRTTGGRYLLRSHNIEINPKQLIYFGKDALVGIIKHELCHYHLHLQGKGYQHRDNDFKDLMMKLGAPRFCETIPGTKNSTTSNHRYQCTVCGLEYNRKRKIDIRRYVCGKCKSKLKKI encoded by the coding sequence ATGACGAATAAGCAGTTACAAAAATTGGTGGAGTGTATTTCGGAAGAGTATTTTAAGATACCTTTTTTGCATGAAGCTACTTTTAACAATAGATTACGTACGACTGGAGGGCGTTACTTACTTAGAAGCCACAATATTGAGATTAACCCTAAGCAGTTAATCTATTTTGGAAAAGATGCGTTAGTGGGAATCATTAAGCATGAACTTTGTCACTATCACCTCCATCTTCAAGGTAAGGGGTATCAGCATCGCGATAATGACTTTAAAGATTTAATGATGAAGCTTGGTGCACCTAGATTTTGTGAAACAATTCCGGGAACAAAGAACTCTACTACGAGTAACCACCGGTATCAATGCACGGTTTGTGGGCTGGAGTATAATCGTAAACGTAAAATTGATATTAGACGATATGTTTGTGGAAAATGTAAAAGTAAGTTGAAAAAAATTTAA
- a CDS encoding DedA family protein, translating to MELIKHLIFEYGYFGIFIALVGGIVGLPVPDEVLLVSIGYYAYLGKVGLVTAIASSYLGSIIGITISYILGAKLGLPFLLKYGSKIHLTQARIEKAQQLFSKHGKWLLIIGYFIPGVRHLTGYLAGISRMPLRIFMIFSYAGAFFWVIFFVIIGYELGLQWYYIKQSFETYKMIFYFIVSILFSIIALLFFFKTKNKKRH from the coding sequence ATGGAACTTATAAAACACCTTATTTTTGAATATGGCTACTTCGGTATTTTTATTGCGCTTGTTGGAGGAATCGTTGGTCTCCCTGTACCGGATGAAGTGTTATTAGTAAGCATCGGATATTATGCTTACCTTGGCAAAGTAGGGCTTGTCACTGCGATTGCTAGCTCTTATTTAGGTTCAATCATTGGAATTACAATAAGTTATATACTTGGAGCCAAGTTAGGACTTCCTTTTTTATTGAAATATGGTAGCAAAATACACCTTACCCAAGCTAGAATTGAAAAAGCACAGCAACTTTTTTCTAAGCATGGGAAGTGGCTATTGATCATTGGTTACTTTATTCCTGGAGTCAGACATTTGACAGGTTATTTAGCTGGTATTTCCCGAATGCCTCTTCGTATATTTATGATATTTTCCTATGCCGGAGCCTTTTTTTGGGTAATCTTTTTTGTTATCATCGGCTATGAGTTAGGACTACAGTGGTACTATATTAAACAGTCTTTTGAGACATATAAGATGATTTTCTACTTTATCGTTTCGATCTTATTCTCAATCATTGCTTTACTGTTTTTCTTTAAAACTAAAAATAAGAAACGTCATTAA